The Vibrio rhizosphaerae genome contains the following window.
TTTCTGAAAGAGCTCCAGCGTCCGTGTAACCTGGAGCAGACACAAGCCATCTACCCGAATGAAGCTGATTTACTCGATGATATTGTGCAGACTTATCAAACGTTCATTGAGGAATTATATGCATTGGGCTGTCGTAACTTACAGCTCGACGATTGTACGTGGGGGATGTTAACGGATCCTAAAATTGCGGCCAAAGCCTCGACACCGAAGGAAGCCAGTTGTGGCTGTGGGGATTCTCATGACTTTGACCACGCTCAGAGCATCGCGTCGCTGACGGAGAAGTTATTGCAGGTGAATAACCGTGCACTGGCTAGTGCGCCAGCCGATCTGATTTTGACAACCCATGTCTGTCGCGGCAATTACCGGTCAACTTGGGCGGCATCCGGTGGTTATGCGCCGATTGCGGATGTACTGTTTGCTAAAGAAAATGTTTCGGCATTTTATCTGGAATTTGATACAGACCGTTCCGGGGATTTTTCACCGCTTGCTCTGGTTCCTCAAGATAAGCAGGTCGTTCTCGGTCTGGTTTCCTCGAAAACCGGTGAATTGGAAGATAAAGATGAAGTGATTTCCCGCATTCACGAGGCTGCACAATATGTGCCTCTGGAAAATCTTTGCCTGAGTACACAGTGCGGTTTTGCTTCCACTGAAGAAGGGAATGAACTGACCGATACACAGCAATGGCAGAAGATTGCTTTGGTGAGAGAGGTCGCCGAACAGGTATGGGGATAGCTCAACATGGCATGATATAGTTGCGCTTAAAATAAGTTAGATAAAGGAGTTACCACTCAGTGGTGACTTCTTTATTCATCAGACATTCTTGATTTCTTGCATCTATCCTGCACAATAGCGACCTGATTTTCGGCAGGCGTTTGACGTAGGATCTTCATGTTACTCATTATTGATAATTATGATTCGTTTACTTATAACCTGTATCAGTATTTCTGTGAGCTGGGGGTGGAAGTCAACGTCGTTCGTAATGACCAGATTGATATTGCCGGAATTACCTCACTGAATCCTTCTCATCTGGTGATTTCTCCGGGACCCTGTACGCCCAATGAAGCAGGGATCTCCCTTGATGTCGTCAAGCATTTCGCTGGTCAGCTTCCTTTGTTGGGGGTTTGTCTCGGTCATCAGGCAATTGCACAGGCTTTTGGGGCAAAGGTTGTTCGCGCCAAACAAGTGATGCACGGTAAAGTTTCATCGATTTGCCACAGTGGTCAGGGACTATTTCATGGTTTAAATCATCCGTTAACGGTCACTCGCTATCACTCTTTGGTTGTTGAGCGGCAGAGCTTACCGGACTGTTTTGACATCACCGCCTGGACTGAAACGGATGAAGGCGCTGTCGATGAGATCATGGGATACCAGCATCGGACTTTGCCTATTGATGCGGTGCAGTTTCATCCGGAATCGATAAAAACTGAACAAGGGCATGCGTTGCTGGCGAACTTCTTACGCCGTTGAGCATATGGTTCAGTTGCCTCTCTGATAAAATTAAATAAAAAATCATTTTTATTGCATAATTATACATATAGAATGTGTCGTGACAGAATCATCTGACAAGTATCAAGGTCAATGATATGGTCTATGGGTAGAAATATTGTCCATAGATATTGAGTGAATCGTATCTGTAATGATAGAAATACGGTCAGAATGATCAGATCATCTATACTGGTGAATATTTGGATGAGGTGGTTGTAAGCTCACGAGCGGAGAGGGAGTGTGAATGGCTACACAGAATAATGTTGAACGGGCACAGTTTGATGAGGTGATGGTGCCTTGTTACAGCCCGATGGAAGTGATTCCGGTGAAAGGAAAAGGGTCCCGGTTGTGGGATCAGGCTGATCATGAATATATCGATTTTGCCGGGGGAATCGCA
Protein-coding sequences here:
- a CDS encoding 5-methyltetrahydropteroyltriglutamate--homocysteine S-methyltransferase, translating into MSLSVPPFRADVVGSYLRPHYLHDARRQFAAGQLTQQQLTDVEDQAITELVARQKAAGLQVITDGEFRRSWWHLDFMWGINGVEKSEIEQGYLFAQIETRPESIRLTGKISGEQHPFLAHFRFLMQFAEQGIVPRLTIPAPAQFLKELQRPCNLEQTQAIYPNEADLLDDIVQTYQTFIEELYALGCRNLQLDDCTWGMLTDPKIAAKASTPKEASCGCGDSHDFDHAQSIASLTEKLLQVNNRALASAPADLILTTHVCRGNYRSTWAASGGYAPIADVLFAKENVSAFYLEFDTDRSGDFSPLALVPQDKQVVLGLVSSKTGELEDKDEVISRIHEAAQYVPLENLCLSTQCGFASTEEGNELTDTQQWQKIALVREVAEQVWG
- a CDS encoding aminodeoxychorismate/anthranilate synthase component II, producing the protein MLLIIDNYDSFTYNLYQYFCELGVEVNVVRNDQIDIAGITSLNPSHLVISPGPCTPNEAGISLDVVKHFAGQLPLLGVCLGHQAIAQAFGAKVVRAKQVMHGKVSSICHSGQGLFHGLNHPLTVTRYHSLVVERQSLPDCFDITAWTETDEGAVDEIMGYQHRTLPIDAVQFHPESIKTEQGHALLANFLRR